The Thermodesulfobacteriota bacterium sequence ATCGCTCTTCGCCGTGCCGCCGATCGTTGTAATAACCTTAAAAACGTGGCTTTCCAGTGTCTTGATATCACAAAGGACCCAATTCCCGGACAATTTGACCTGATAGTTTGCAGTGAAGTCCTATATTTCGTCGGTGATCAAAAGAAACTAAGGACCACAGCAGAGAAGCTGGCAAACTGCTTAAATCCTGGAGGATACCTACTGATGGCCCATGCAAATCTAATCGTGGATGAGCCCAATCAACCCGGATTTAATTGGGACCATGCATTCGGAGGAAAGGTTATCGGCGAGACATTCGCCCGTCACCATAATCTGGAATTTAGAAAAGAACTGCGTACGCCCCTCTATCGTATCCAACTCTTTCAGCGTAAGGACCACATTAACTTTTTTTCACGCAACTGTGCCCCAAAGGCCATTGAACTCGCCCAGCACGGACCACTGCCGTCTAAGGTAGCCACGCAGGTTTTGTGGAACACGGATAAACTCCCGATTCTCATATATCGACGCGTGGGACCGATTAAGTCAGATACTCAGAATTACTCCACAGTCACGCCCGAGGCGTTTGAGGAACAACTGTGTTACTTACGTGACACTGACCACGAGAGTATCAGTTTATATGAATGGCTTTATGCCGTGCATAGCAAAACCCCGCTAACAGGTCGAAAGGTAGTGATAACTTTTGACGAAGGTTGTCAAGATTTCCTAACCTATGCCTGGCCTTTGTTGAAAAGATATGGTTTCTCGGCTGTTGTCTTCCTCATCACAGGCCAAATTGTAAGATCTAATAGCCAACATCAAAATCACCAAAAAGAAGTTACGCCACTTTCTTGGAAAGAAATCCGTCAACTCCAGTCCGAGGGTATCACTTTTGGCTCCTATTCCGTCAGCCATCCTGATCTTACCTCAATATCCCTGAAAAAGGCACTCTGGGAAATTAGGAGATCCCGAGCCACACTTGAGAGGGAATTAGGCACATATATATCCTACTTCGCTTATCCCTATGGCAAATTCAACCGGTTGATTGAATACTTAGTCGGAATCAGCGGCTACGATTTTGGCCTATCCTCGGAACCAGGTCTATGCACGATGAGTCATTCCTTGCTGGCATTACCCCGCATCGAGGTTAAGGGCTCGGATAGTATAGAGGATTTTGCGGCAAAGCTCTGGGATATTTCTCCAGATAAAAAAGCTTAGATATTTTAGCACCAGCAGATTTAGTTGATTCAAGTCTAAAAGTCATTTCGAACAAATATCGTGATCTTATTTCAAAATATTCACCGTTTATTTTTATAATGGGGAACACACTGTAAAACATTGCTAAAAGCAAGATTTATTCATGGAGATCGCTGTCAATTTTTAAGATGCACCGTATCTTTAGAATTTAATTAAATTTTCGTGTCAGTTTCTTGAATAAATGGAAAAGTTACTCCAAAAATCCTTATTATCAAGCTACTCTCTGTTTGGATTGGCATTGGCGTCAATATTGGGCTCATTATATTCAGATCCGATTTTTTTGCGAAACCTTTTCTTGGCATTGGGTAGCCTTTTATTCTTAATTGCCATACTAAGACTCAACTCACAAAACCGAGAACAAGAGCCAAACACCAGATTCACAACATCAACAGACTGGGGCATAATTGACTTATCAGTTGAAGAGACCAATAAACGAACCATATTATCTTTAACCGTTAAGGAATTAATTCTGTGGCTTCTTCTCTTAGCTTCTTTTTTTTCTCTGTTCCTTCTTGTTTTCTACCCACGCCGCTACGACCTATTAAGTAGAGAGGATTATATCGTAGAAACGGTTACAGCTACCCTTTTATTCATTAGCTGTGGGATTTTTATACGGATAATGGCCAAGCTGATGCATTTTTATAAACCTAGTAACATTTTCGTCATCACCACATTGGTTTTGGCACTAATTCTATTTTTGGATGGAATGGAGGAAGTTTCTTGGTTTCAACGGGTTTTCAATATTAAAACCCCTCAAGAATTCTCCGGTAATGTGCAGGGAGAATTAAATATCCACAATTTTGCGACTGGCTTTTCTCATAAGGCCTATTTTTTTGGTGCATTCTGCCTTTTTATTTTCCTGCCTTTTTTGAAAGCTGAGACATCATTACTAGGAAAAAAGATATTTTCATTCTTTTTACCCAGTCGATTCTTGATATTTACAGGTACTCTATTCATGGCTTATGATTTCGATGCTTATTTTTCCAATCCGTTACCACAATTCACATACCTAGTTACACTGTTTATTCTTATTTATTACACATGGCGTCTGCGCTCTGTAGACATGACTTTTTTGCTGCCTATCCTCGTTATATACTATTTACTAGCTCCTTTTGTATTCTCCAATTTCGCGTTTCAACTTGGCGTGAATGCCTGGAGGATAGGTGAATACAAAGAACTTTCCATCAGTGTCTGTTTTCTACTATATTCTTTAGAAATACTTTCTAAAGGTAAACCACTTGAATCTATAGATTTACCAAAGTCTACCTGGTCATGAAAGATAAACCGCTTGTGTCTGTTATTATGATTTTTTTAAACGCCGAGAAGTTTATGGAGGAGGCTATAAAAAGCGTATTCGCTCAGACCTATGACAACTGGGAGCTGCTGCTAGTAGACGACGGGTCAACCGACGGCAGCTCTGCCATTGCTCAGCGGTATTCAGAAAAATATCCGAAAAAGGTGCGCTATCTGGAACATGACGGGCATCAAAACAGGGGCAAGAGCATATCTCGCAACCTAGGCATTAGCAATTCCAGGGGTGATTATATCGCTCTCCTGGACGCTGACGATGTATTCTTACCACAAAAACTGGAGCAACAGGTCGAAATATTGGAATCCATGCCCGAAGCGGCTATGCTATATGGGCGTACCCATCATTGGTATAGCTGGACAGACAACCCGGGAGATGCAAGGCTTGATTACCTCCAGAAACTCGCTGTTCCTCCCGACACATTAGCTATGCCGCCGACTCTTCTCATTCGTTATTTGGAAGACCCTCATAAGTATCCATGCACCTGTAGCGTTTTGATAAGAAAAGATGTGTTCAAAGATGTGGGAGGATTTGAAGAAACCTTCCGAGATTTATATGATGACGTAGTTTTTTTCGTCAAGGTTTTCCTGAAAGCACCAGTGTTTGTTGCAGACGCATGCTGGAGTAGGTATCGATTGCACTCATCCGAGCGCTTTTCTTCCAGCTACTACCGGGCAATAAAGGCTGGACAATGGCACCCTTTTCTGCCAAATCCGTCAAGATTGACTCTATTGAATTGGTTAGAAGGGTATTTATTAGAACAAGAAATAAAAGACATCAGAGTCTGGAATGCTCTTCGGAGAGTTCAAAGGCCTTATCGCTATCCCCATTTCTATCGAATGCTGGGCCTCCTCAGGAACCTGATAAGACAGATGAAAGTCCGTTACTTGAAACTAAGAGGGCAAGACATCTTACCCATAAAATTATAGTTTTCTATTTTGGAAGTTTTTGCCACTTAAAAAAATAGTAAATTAATATGTCCAGATTGTGTATTGCACACAAGAGTCCAGTTAATAAGTAGTAAGTTTTTTCTTTTCCGCCCGTATTATTGTAAGATCGAGTTAAGGCACTAAAACCCGCAATTGCACACCACTTAATCGAAAATATTTGCATCAGGTGATAAAAATTATCATGCTGGCCACAAATCAGAGGAGATAGGATGAAAAAGACTGAAACCAGACGGGTGCAGCGAGCTATCGAGTGGTTCAGTGATAGGTTTACGGTAAAAGGGCTTATTTTGATGTACCACAGTATAAACGAGTGGGGCTCAGACCCATGGTCGCTATCCGTGACCCCTGATCACTTTGCCGAACATCTTGAAGTTTTACAAAAGTACGGCCGCCCGATGCAACTTAGGCAATTTATACGAAAGTATAGATTTGGAATTGCTCCTCGAAACGTTATCGTTATAACCTTTGACGACGGTTATGCCGATAACCTAATCAATGCCAAACCGTTGCTGGAGCTCTATAATATCCCCGCAACGGTCTTTCTCACTACCGGCTATATTGGAAGCGAATACGAATTCTGGTGGGACGAACTAGATGGGTTATTTTTGCAACCCGGCAAATTGCCAGAGGTACTTTGTTTAAATATTGATGGAAAAAGCTATGAGTGGAAATTAAACAACGGAGGCTACTACAGTGAGGAAGAGTATCATAACAGCCGAAACCTAAAACCCTGGGATGGAAACCCTGGCTCCCGACACCATCTCTATTACTCAATTTGGCAACTATTAAGGTCTTTACCACATGACGAGCAAAGAAGGACAATGGATGAAATACTGAATTGGGCTTCTATCGAACCAACAGTTCGCCCAACCCATCGTCCTCTCAATCTAGAGGAAGTTTTTGATTTATCGCAGGGAGAGCTTATCGAAATCGGCTCACATACCGTAACCCACCCGTTTCTGTCCTTGCACACTTTAGCTTCTCAGCAAAATGAAATAAAGAAGGGCAAGGATAAACTGGAACACATATTGGGCCGCCCGGTAACCAGTTTTGCATATCCACACGGAGATTACACGGAAGAGGCAATCGCTCTTGTTCGTCAGGCCGGGTTTGCCTGTGCCTGTTCCACAATCGCCGATGTGGTATGGTGGCATACAGACCGTTTTCAATTGCCTCGTGTTCAAGTAGAGGACTGCGACGGCGAAGAATTTGAAAATAAGCTCTATGAATGGTTCAACGGCTGAAATGATGAATACCAAGCCATTAGTTTCTGTCATCACCATATTTTACAACGCAGAAAAATTCATCGATCAGGCAATTAAAAGCGTTTTTTTCCAGACCTATGATAACTGGGAGCTCTTGCTGGTAGACGACGGCTCGTCCGACAGCAGCAGTGAAATTGCCAAGAGCTATGCAGAGAGCTACCCAGAAAAGGTACATTGCTTGGAGCATCAAGACCGTCAGAACAAGGGCATGAGCACTTCCCGCAATCTCGGCGTCAGCAAGTCTCATGGTGATTATATTGCTTTCCTTGACGCCGACGACATATTCCTGCCACAGAAACTGGAGCGACAGTTAGAGATCCTCATCTCACATCCCGAAGCCGAGATGGTCTGCGGGCCTACGGAATGGTGGTACAGCTGGACCGGAGACCCCCAGGATGCCAAGCTTGATTATAAAAGGGGAATTAGCCCCCAGTATAACGTATTATTCAAACCACCGGCATTTCTTAAGCTCCTACTCAGGACTAAAGCTAGAACACCAGCCACCTGCGCCATCCTGGCACGTCGCCGTCTCTTCGATATTACCGGAGGCTTCGAGGATAGCTTCCATAGCATGTACGAAGACCAGGCCTTTTTTTTCAAGGTTTTTCTTAAGACCCCTGTGTTCGTGGCCAGTGAATGTTGGGACAGGTATCGCCAGCATTCTGATTCCTCTTGTTCCGTGGCATTGAATTCGGGACTATATCACCCGGATATGCCCAATGTCGCTCATTTAAATTTCCTGAACTGGTTTAAAGAATATCTATCGGAGCAAGGAATAGATGACCGAGAAATCGCGATTCTGCTGAGAAAAAAATTTCTGAGATATCGTTATCCAAATCTATTCAGATTGCTGAACTACTCGTTAAGATTATTGCCCAAGAATTGGTTTAGTTTGTGAATCCGGGTAGAGCATCGGTCTGAACTGAGGTAATTTTAATGATAACTCTATCCATTTTCTAATACCAAACATAATACTTCCGCAAAAGGGTATTGACTTGGCCACTCAACCTCTTATATCTGTCATCATCTTGACATCTAGATGGGAAGAAAAAGAAAATGTGTTAGACCGATGTCTTGAAGGGCTATATGGCCAGACCTTCAGAGAATTCGAAATTATTTTGGTATGCAACGGTCTAAAAAAGAGCCAGACAAGTGAAATTAGGAACAAACACCCGAAGGTGAAGATAATAGAAAATGAAAAAAACAACGGTTGTGCCGGTGGGAGAAACCAAGGAATCAAGGAATCTATGGGTGATTACATAGTTACGCTCGACGATGACATGGTTCCGGATAGGCATTGGCTAGAAGAACTCATGAGATGTGTATTGGTAGACGGAAAAATAGGGATGCTGGCTTCCAAAGTATTATTCAGCTCTGACCCAGACATCATAGATTGCGCGGGGGTAGAAATTAGCAAGGATGGTAACGTGTACGGCAGAAAGGGCATGACCAGAGATGCTGGGGATTCTGAGCAATTTGAAGAGGTCTTCTGTCCTTCTGGCGGTGCCGCCTTTTATAAAAGGGAGATCTTCGAAGAAGTAGGGTTATTCGATGAGGATTTCTTTATCTATTACGAGGAAGTCGACTTGGCATTTCGGGCGCGACTGGCCGGCTGGAGATGTTTATACGTTCCAAAAGCAATTCTATTTCACCAACATGGCTGGTCGTTAGGCCATGAATCGAGCGGCAAGATCTTTCTTCTTGAAAGGAACAAAATTCTAACCATATTAAAGAATTGGCCCCTAAAGCAGATGATTTATTATGCTCCTCTAATCGTTACTTATGACTTACTGGCAGATGGCTACTATATATTAAAAAAGAACGACCTATCCAGGCTAAAAGCCAAGGTCAGCGCATTAAAACAACTGCCGCGGGTCTTAAAGGAGCGGGACAAAATCCAGAGTAGCAGGAAGATTTCTTCCGTGGAGATGGATAAACTCTGGGGGCCTTACTATTCCCCTTGGTTTATATATCAGCGCCGCCGCCGATTGAACCGCATTTTGCAGGGGAAAAATAGCTGATTGCTCATATCATTCACCAAAAAGCATGAAAATTCTCTATTTTACCCATAGAGGCCAGTTGCTGACGGGCTCTGGAACATACCGTGACATCCTGCTGCATGAGATGGGTAAGAGACATGACATTGGGATTTATTCAACACCTGAGGATTTAAAGGAGGAATGGGACATTGGCCACGTATTGGACCTGAAGCACGCAAACCCGAAATGCTGGCAAGATGTAAGCTTTCCGGTTCTTGTGGATATACATGATTACTATTGGACTAAGTTTCATTACTTTCCCTGCCCCGATCTTCCGCTCAGATTTGTGCTTCAAAAAATAAGAAAGTGGCGCTATACCAAAATTCTAAGCAGGGCTCAGGCAATCATTGTTCATTCCGAATACGTGAAGAACACAATTTGCCATCCAAACATATTCGTGGTCAGACTAGCCATTGACCCGAACAACTATACCAGACCTTCTAATCAGCAGGATAAGAACTTAATTTTATTCGTCGGACGGGACTATTTTAGAAAAGGCCTACCCACCTTAATAAAGGCTTTGCCCTTGGTGCTAAAAGAGATTCCGGACGTCAGAGTGGTAGTAATCGGCCCGGAATATCTTCATTCGAGATTAGCGGCTAAATTCATCACCGGAAATCTACCCGTAAAGTTTATCAACGGTCTTCCTCCGGAGGAGATTAAAAAATATTTTTATCAAGCCAACTTACTTGTCCTCCCTTCCGAGATCGAAGCCTCCGGTATAGTGCTGCTTGAGGCTATGGCCGCAGGACTACCCATCGTCGCCACCAGAGTCGGGGGTATTCCGGAGATTATCCAGGACGGTATAAATGGCATACTGGTGGAGAGAGGAGATAATCGACAACTTGCCAGGAGTATAATCGAAGTCCTCCGAAATAAGATAATCCGGGACCAGAGAAACCACCCAAACTGGGAAGACATGTTTAATCCTGCCAAGATGGTGGAATCTATAGAATCGGTTTATCAACAAATCAGGGAGAGTCTAAACGCTGTAAAAAATAAGCACTAACTCACCCGGTAACAGAATACGATCCGTTCTGGTAGTCCTTTGAGTCTAAAGCCGGTTTGAATATCCGATTTATGATAGTATATATAGGTCAAAAGGCTTATCTTGTCGTTAACATAAACCCATTTCTCCTTAAAAAACTGACAAAAGTCCAATATTCTCTCTTCAGTTTTATCCAGATAATTTTCACAGATGAATAGGATTGAGTCTCGCTCTAAACCAAAAATTGAAGTTCGATGATAGGCAATCAGTTCTGAGAGAAAAACCAAAGATCACAGGTAACAACAATTTATTAAACATTAGCAAGCGTTCAATGAAAATCTTAATGATCGCCCCAACCCCTTTTTTCTCCGATAGAGGATGCCACGTAAGAATATATGAAGAGGCAAAACACCTGGCATCGATGGGGAATAATGTCACTATTTGCACGTATCATATTGGAAATGATATCCCCGGTTTGGATATTAGACGGATTATAAATATTCCTTGGTACAACAAGACCTCAGCCGGCCCTTCTATCCACAAAATTTATTTGGACCTTTTACTTTTACTCAAATCCGTATTAGCAATCCATCAAACAAAACCCGATATCATACATGCGCATTTACACGAAGGCGTTTTGATTGGCAAAATTTGCAGCCTGATTTTCCGTATTCCTCTAGTGTTTGATGTACAAGGAGAATTCACCAGCGAAATAAGAGCGCATAAGTTTTTGCACCGGTATCCTTTTCTACAAAAAGTTATGTACAAGATTTTATTGATCGTAGAATGGGGATCTTATAAAGTGGCAAATGCGTTGTTGGTGAACTCCAGTTTTATGGCCAATCGTCTTAAAAAGGACAACGGTATCAGTAAAGATAAAATTTTTGTTGTCCTGGATGCCGCAGGCTTACCAAACGAAAATTCCTCGAACAAAACCCAATATCTAGCCGACAAACTAAGGATACCGACCAATAAAAAAATAGTTGTTTATCTGGGATTGCTGACCGAATATCAAGGAGTAGATCTTTTACTTCAGGTTATTAAATCTATGACCGAAAAGAGAGACGACGTACATTTCCTCATAATGGGTTTTCCCTCCGAAGAAAAATACCAAAAAATTGCGCAGGATTTGAAAATTTCAGAATATATAACCTTTACCGGGAGAGTTCCCTATTGGGAAATATATGACTACCTAGCCCTGGGGACAATAGCCGTATCCCCTAAACTCCTGGATTTGGGCGGAGAGGCTAACATCAAGCTCTACAATTACATGGCTGCAGGTTTGCCCAGCGTTGCCTTTGACTACATAGTAAATAGAGAGATCCTCGGCGACCTGGGATTATATGCCCGGCCAAAAGACCCAGTTTCGTTCGAGAGCTGTATATGCAAACTGCTTGATGACCAAGAATTAAGGCTCAACATAGTTGGGAAATTAAAGGAAATAAACATCGATAACTACTCATGGCGCAACTCTATTAGCCAATTGCTGCGAGCTTATCTTTATGTTAGAGAAACTAAGAAATGATCCCCGTATTTTACTAAGTTATGAACTAACCTCAAGATATTGTTAACCAATACCTTATCCATCCCCTGAACACCTAGCTTCTTTAGAGACAGAGGCAAAGCAAGGCCTGCCGCGATTACTTCACCAAAAGAAGGTTCTGCTTAGTCTTTCACCTCCAAACACCTAAAACCATAGTTTTAATGCATCTTATTCTAGTTAATACCAGTAGGTCCTCGAAAAAACTATCACAGTCCAATTGATTTTTTAGCCCAATCATGTTAAGTCTGTAACTCACATAGCGGAGCTGTATTTTGTGACGTAAATTAAGAGAATTTCCTTCTACACCGCACCTGCCAGAAGATACGGATATGATAGAATCCTTTGAATCAACAAAAGCTAAAAAAACGGTGATCATAGGCGCTGGCCCGGCTGGCCTCACTGCCGCTTATGAGCTATGTAAAGCCGGTATGGAATCCGTCGTACTGGAAAAGGACGACATCGTTGGAGGAATCGCCAGAACCGTCAACTACAAGGGCTACCATTTTGATATCGGCGGGCATCGCTTTTTTACCAAGGTCAAGGCAGTCGAGAACATGTGGCACGAAGTCTTGGGAGAAGACTTTCTAGTATGCAATCGTCTCTCCCGAATTTATTACGACAAGAAGTTCTTCTATTACCCTCTAAGGGCGTCTAACGCCCTATTTGGTCTCGGAATGTGGAACAGCTTTCTCATAGTTCTTAGCTACATCAAGGCCCAATTATTTCCAGACAAACCCGAGGAAACGCTCGAACAGTGGGTCTCTAACCGCTTTGGAAGGCGGCTTTACCAGATATTCTTTAAAACCTATACGGAGAAGGTCTGGGGAATACCCTGCAGGGAAATAAGGGCAGAGTGGGCGGCCCAGAGGATTAAAGGACTCTCCCTATTGACCGCTCTCCGGAATGCACTTTTGAACTCCAATAACGGAGAAGTTATTAAAACCTTGATTGACTCTTTTCATTACCCTAAGCTGGGGCCGGGCATGATGTGGCAGAGGGTATCCGATATGATAAATCAGCAAGGAGGGAAAGTTCAATTAGGGACCGAAGTAGCTAAAATTCTCTGGGAAAAGAATAGGGTGGTCGCAATAGAGGCGAGAAGAAACGGACAAAAAGAGCTGATAACCGGAAGCCATTTCATCAGCAGTATGCCCGTAAGGGAGTTGTTCGAGAAATTCGAGCCCGCGGTTCCTGAGCATGTGCTCAAGGCAGCAACCAACCTTAACTACAGGGACTTTCTCACCGTAGTGCTAATCATCAATAAGCCCGACGTATTCCCGGATAACTGGATTTACATTCACGACCCCGACGTAAAAGTAGGCCGGATTCAGAACTTCAAGAACTGGAGTCCCTATATGGTCCCAGACCACAATAAAACCTGTCTTGGCCTTGAGTATTTCTGCTTCAAAGGAGACGGGATGTGGTCCATGGCCGACGAGAAGCTAATTGAGCTTGGGAAACGCGAATTAGATATCCTGGGATTGGTTCGGGCGTCAGAAGTCGAGGATGGAACCGTGGTCAGAATGCCCAAGGCCTATCCGGTTTACGACTCCACCTATCAGGAATCACTCCGAGTTATTCGTAGTTTTCTTGATTCTATAGAGAATTTGCAATTAGTGGGTAGAAACGGTATGCATAAATACAATAACCAAGACCACTCCATGCTGACGGCGATGCTGGCGGTCAAGAATATTTTAGGAGCTAATTACGACCTCTGGCAGGTAAATGTAGACCAGGAATATCATGAAGAGATCAGGTATAACGATAAGGAGGAACAATACAGCCAATTCACCCTCCTCTCTTCCACCCAGCCCAAAGTGCCTGTAAAAACGGCTATTCAGCCAAAAGAGCCTCTCTTTGATGAAGTTATACTTAGAACATTTGCAAAAATGGACAAGCTTGCCTTTGCCATTGCCGTAGGGACAGCCTGCGCATTAGTCATTTTCTTAGCCACTTTTTACTTGATCGTCAGAGGAAATGAGGTCGTAGACCCCGGTCTTAGGCTTCTGGGGCAGTATTTTATAGGTTACACCGTAAGCTTTCAGGGAGCTTTCATCGGGATGGGCTATAGCTTCCTTTGGGGATTTATCTTCGGATGGCTGTTTGCTTATCTTAGAAACCTTTTACTCGGCTTCTTCGTCTTTAGAACCAGAAAAAAAGCGGAATCCTTGTCACTGAAGGACTTATTAGATTACATCTGACCTAAGGTTCATCGCAGAATCTGTCCACTTGATTGGGTTTCAAAAGGCTTAGGCCGAAGTGATTGTGATAAGGATTTAAGCAAGTACAAGACCTGAGGCAAGAGACCTTTTCTGCTTTCTTGGCAACAAAATAAACCATGAATCCTGGAGACACAAATGGCCAACGGCCTGCCGGACGATGAGAAGCTTTTAAGGGCAGTTGTTCGACTAAATTCAAAGATGCTGGGCTTAATTCTGGGAATTCTCTTTGGCCTGGCTATTTTCATCGCCACTAATTGGCTCTTGATTAAGGGGGCGTATATAGACCCAAACGGCAAGCAGGTAATAGGACCGCATTTACAGCTCCTCGACCAGTTCTTTATTGGATATAAGGTTTCATTCTTGGGAAGCATCGTTGGATTTCTATATGGTTTCGCTATAGGCACGTTCAGTGGCACGTTAATAGGCTGGGTCTATAATAAGATCGTTGACTTGAGGAATTGAGAAACCTTCTGAGCCAAAAATAAAGTCCTGAAGAACAGTCCGATATCAGGTCCTGCTTTAATTTAGTTAAATGGGCAAAGATCTTCTGATAGGAGCCTCTGACTATTATGAACGTCTCTATGAGGTCGAAGAAGTCCACTGGTGGTATAGGGGTATATACGAAGCGGCTCGTCGGGTTCTAAACACATATTACAGAAAAGCTAAGGGACTGCATATTCTCGATGCTGGATGCGGAACCGGGTTTACCCTTACTTGGTTGGAACGGCACGGCTCTCCCATAAGAGGCGTAGGAATAGATATATCATGGGATGCTTTTCAGTTCTGTCGAAGTAGAGGACAGCGCATCCTTTCCCAGGCCTCTGTGTTAGAATTGCCGTTCAAGGACGATTTGTTCGACCTAGTCGTATGTAAAGCCGTTATTCAACACCTTCCGGGAGAGGGATCTGATAAAGTAGCACTAAAAGAATTTTATAGGGTATTGAATCCAGGTGGGTGTCTGCTATTAATAACTAGGTCGAGCCAAAAAACCGGGGAAGAAGATAAGCCCGCGATTTATAGAAGGTATAGTCTTGATGAAGTGCGGGATAAGGTTGTGGAGGCAGGTTTTCATATTCTTAAATTGAGTCACTTTAACATATTAGGGGCCATCATTCTCACCGTCAGACGTTACTTGAGGCACGGAAGGAAAGATTACGAGCACTATGGTTATAGTTTACCGCACCGACACCCACCATATCTGCAATGGCTAAATACCCTTTTGTACTGGGTAACGAAGGGTGAAGCGTGGTTTATTTCTAGGCCTTTTGTGACATCTTCATTCGGACAAACGATTGTTGTCTTGGCCAAA is a genomic window containing:
- a CDS encoding class I SAM-dependent methyltransferase; translated protein: MGKDLLIGASDYYERLYEVEEVHWWYRGIYEAARRVLNTYYRKAKGLHILDAGCGTGFTLTWLERHGSPIRGVGIDISWDAFQFCRSRGQRILSQASVLELPFKDDLFDLVVCKAVIQHLPGEGSDKVALKEFYRVLNPGGCLLLITRSSQKTGEEDKPAIYRRYSLDEVRDKVVEAGFHILKLSHFNILGAIILTVRRYLRHGRKDYEHYGYSLPHRHPPYLQWLNTLLYWVTKGEAWFISRPFVTSSFGQTIVVLAKKPASGH